The nucleotide sequence TGTGTACCAATGTTGTCATGTACCCCACTAATCAAAGTGTTATAACTCGAAATTTGATTTTTTAATTTTGCATAGACACCTGTTTCATTGCCAGAAGCATCCGTATTATGAAACTGCTGCACGGCTTGCACCGCCTTATTATATGCTGCTGTGTACTGGTCATAATAGTAGCTTTTATCCGAGTTTGCTTGATTAGTAATACCCTGATTGGCATTTGTAAGGTTAATATCAGTGATCTTCCTTTGGGTATCAAAATAATTGGTTAGATTTGGTAGCATTCCGTTGAATGAAGAACTACTTTCGTTCAACAGATTAACGACTGAATTGGTAAAGCTGTTTTGTTCTTGAATCCAACTATCATTTTCAGATTTCAAACCATTTGCAATGGAAACAACTGAACTATAAGACTCGTTGGTTGTCTGAAAAGGTCCATACACATTATCATTAAGTGATGAGAGGAGCGTGCCTTGACTCTTAACAACATTGCCCATATTCGTTTGTGCATTTGCGACATTTCCTGCCACAGAAGCATAATACATCTTGACAATGGAAGTATTGAAATCATAAAGCACATTCACGATCTTATCTTGCAAGAGTTTATTGTTCAGCTGTGACTTAGATGCAAGTACTTTATAATCTAGCTCCGCTTTTTGAGGATTTAATGCCTGAAGTGTTAAAATATTGTGCGTGAAATTTTGTGGAAGATAAATAACAGCATCAACAGAACCATCAGCATAGGCTTTGTTTGCTACCGAGCGTGACAGGACTTGCCAATTATACTTATTGTCATTCGACACAAGGTTCACGAAGGTTTCACCAAAGTTATAATTTGTGCCATTAAACGTTTGGGGCTGATCTTCATTAACTAGAGCAATAATCGGCTTTGTAGTTTGTACTGTTTGTACTTGTTTATGAAGATTCCTATTCAGCAAAAACGTAAGACCAGCCACACAAACAAGCAGAAAAAGGATAACACCTGATTCAATCAGACGAGACTTTTTCATTTTCTTATCAAATTTTTCCGAAAAACTCTTAGAATTTGTCATCTTTGTTTTATTTCGCATTTCTATTCTCCTTTAATGTCTGTTATACACTGGTTTTTCAAAAAGTTTCACTAGTTACAATATTATAGCTTAAAATTTTTCTATTATCAATGTTGCCAAATATTCCTATAACAAGTAGTTCTTTTATTATATAGCAAAACTCCTCCTAAGCTATCATTTTTCTGCAAATATTTATAGATATTTTTCAATATCTCCGATTTCTTCTTCTTGGTTAACTTCTCATGGTTAAAAGGATGCTTTTAAATAGTAATCAATACTTCTCTCCAGTTGTTTTTTTTATAGCTGGAATATTTAATTTTTTGTTTACAGTCTTGTTTATGAGAGCTGTAATTCGCTTTGCATGGTTCAGCTTATTTTAATTATAGAAAAGTCCATGCTATGATGTGTAAAAGTATTTAACCATTAAAAATCAGTAAAGATACAGTCATATAACTGTATCTTTACTATTGTAACCAACTATTAATTACTATACATTATCTTGCAGTTAATTCATGAAATCCTTAATAGAATAGTTTGGGTTTCTATTTTGAAAAGAGGTATGTATAGAAGTTAGCGGAATTATAATGAAGGGTTATTAGACCCTCTTTTTTGATTATAAAGTTGTCTATTTTAACTTAGAACTATCAGCATTAATAGTTGAAGTAGATTTATCTGACACTCTGACTTTATTAGGTTTTACCATATCAACAAAGTAACCAAGGGCTGCTAAGATTACTAATATAACCGGAACCGATTGTCCTAACGTGTAAGCATTTGTAAGGAGTCCAACAATCACCATACTTAATAATGCTAGCACTGTCAATATCTTATGTCTTACAAAAAAATTCCTATGATCTTTACCGCAATTAGAACATATGCTTCTCTTTGCTATTTCTTTACCACATGCTTTACACTTTATCAATTTACTCATTTAAATCTTCCTTTGTCTTACTTTTTTGTATCTTAATTTTTTTCCATTATATTATAACAACACAAGCATTCTTTATCAATAATGCTTAAAGTACACTTATAGCTAAAAACCAATGGAGTATGAGGAAAATATTTATTTTATTTTTCTCCTCTCATACCATCAAACCCACAGCAGATTTTCACTGCCAAGTTTCCTCCCATGCTGGGCGCACTAAAAATAATAGCCTCACTTTAACTTGAGACTATTATCAAACAAAATATATTTTCTCTAGATTGAAAATTTGTCATATTAATTTGTTCTTTTAATATACCAATATAACCTTACAATCGTTTATACTACATTAATTTTACACATAGCTTTGCATTAAATATAATGTTTTTACTCTTTAAATTTGCCCCAAACTATTGTTCCTTTTTCATTAATAATGTTATCAAAGGCTTCCCAAACACTATCTCCTACCCACGCTGTTGAATCAAATATCCTTCCTGACTCTGATATATATAGATATATATTAAAATCATAAAGCGAACCTATAAGCATAACTTTTTCATCCACATAATCCTCCAGCCCAAAGTTAAAGCTATTTCCAAGTCCTACCGTTTCTTTAATGCAAGTAGTATGTTTAGATGTTTTTGTAGACCCGTCTTTTCTCTTCTTCTCAACATTTATTTTTAATTCTCCAAACTCTTCCATAAATCTTTTAGCACTTTCTAAAACTTCAAATCCTCTTTCTTCAAGAAATTTTACATTTTCTGATATATCTATTTTTCTTCCCTCATACCATCCTGACTTCTTTAATACTTCTATTGTTTTATTTGATATTTCCATTTTAATACCCCCTAATTATCAATGTTATAAGTTCCTTTAAATGTCCTTTGGCAATTGTCACATGGTTCTGCGAATCCACCATATAAATTTTCAGTACGATAAACCAAATCATCATATCTTGCACCTTTTAATATTGCATCTCTTGAACTCCAAATTTCTGCACAATTGTCAACATTCCATCGATATTCAAAGCTTGGTTCACCATACTGATTAAATTCACCTTCATCTGCTGCTGCCTTTTTTACTCTTTCAATATCAGCTCTTAATTTAGCCATATCTTCTTTAACAAACTCTTTATTTTTTCCAACCCAAAAGCTATCAGGTAAACTTTCTAAATGCTCATCAGATAATAAACTTCTATAATATTTAGTGTAATCCTCAGGTGTTTTACAAAACTTTCTAGGATCAACTCCTGTATAATCTTTTATTGTTGGGTTATATTTCCAAATACCACTTCCGGCTTCACCTTTTAAGTTTAAATCTCCTAAATCCGCAGTTGAACAAATTTTACTTATTCCATTTGCAACACTACTATCAATAACTTTTCTGGTAAAATATCCTGAGCTTCTGACACCATCTGGGATAGAGCCTGTTTTATTATCTTTTAGTGGTAGATTTGACTATTTTCAACGTCTATTATTATTTTATTATTCTAAAAAAGTACCAATCTATTTAGATTAGTACTTATAATTTAAATAAGTATCTTTTAATTTTACAATCAATACTTACTTATTACCTATTAATTCTTAATTATTAAATAAATCCATCCCATTGCATCCAATTTGTCACAATATCATAGTTAAGAATTCTATCCCAAAATTCTTCCGCATTATTACCAAAAAATCCATGTTCGGTAAACATTTTTCCTGATTCAGAAATCATTAAATATTGGTTCCCATTTAATGATCCAACAACAACTAATTTTTCTTCAACATATTCTTCTTCATACTCGCTAATACAATCTCTTGATAACATACCATTCAAACTTTTTATCATATTAGTAGTATATAAATCATATCTATTGAAATGATATTTTTTAATATCTTCCTCTGGTATTCTAGGATTGATTGGACAGTACACATCTATCATTCCAAATTCCTCCAAAAACTTTTTTGCTTCTGGAAATATTTCAAATCCTCTTTTTTCATAATATACAACTAAATCTGTTATATCAATCTTTCTATTTGGATGCCACCCGGATTTTTTCAATATCTCAATAGTTTTTTCTTTCATTAAATATCACCTACCTAATCACTAATACATCTTCCTGAATGTAAAAATTCTTTAAATGTTTGCTGGCAATTTAAACAAATTTTCAACTTTCCTCCACGTAAGTTTTTCCAAAAGCTTTTGCGAATGCAGCTGAAGCAGTCCCAAAGTCACTTACTGTTCCTTTTATTTTAGTCAATACACTCTTAGCATTTTTTGCACTTGAAACAACTCCAGTTGTTTGTCCTATAACAATTATATCCATTTATTAATTGATTATTTATAATTATATCAGTTATATGTTCCCAATTTCATTAACTTTTAAGTAGAATTATCGAACCCAGATCTTCCTAGCTTATCAGGCTACGCATATCTTCTATGTTCGTTTTACTGAATCCTAAAGATGTCTGTTATAATTAACCAGGGAGTCCTTTATCATATGCTTATACTTGTACAACTGTTAAAAAGATTTTAATTGTTTATCAATACCTATTAAATCAGTATCTTTAGGCTTTATTCGACACTTTTTAAGTTTAAATGCCACTCTCATTCACAGTTCTTTAAATCTCTGTTTTCTTAGGTATTATTGTTGCTTTTTAATGTAGTTCTTTTAAAAAATGTATTTATAGCGTATGTTAATACTAAAAAATAATGAATCAGCCTACTTAAATTCAGCTGATTCATTTCATTTATCACTGCATTATTAATATAATGTAGTAAGTTAACCTATAATGTTTATTAACTTTACTACAAATTTATATTAGTCTTTCTTATGTAGTGAGTTTCTGCATTTTTATGAATTATATTTCTCCAGTATTTTAATATCAATCTCATCTAAAATAGCCTCTGACTTATCAAAAACAGTCATTAGGACTCAACCTAATGA is from Clostridium acetobutylicum ATCC 824 and encodes:
- a CDS encoding SUKH-3 domain-containing protein; its protein translation is MEISNKTIEVLKKSGWYEGRKIDISENVKFLEERGFEVLESAKRFMEEFGELKINVEKKRKDGSTKTSKHTTCIKETVGLGNSFNFGLEDYVDEKVMLIGSLYDFNIYLYISESGRIFDSTAWVGDSVWEAFDNIINEKGTIVWGKFKE
- a CDS encoding SUKH-3 domain-containing protein — encoded protein: MKEKTIEILKKSGWHPNRKIDITDLVVYYEKRGFEIFPEAKKFLEEFGMIDVYCPINPRIPEEDIKKYHFNRYDLYTTNMIKSLNGMLSRDCISEYEEEYVEEKLVVVGSLNGNQYLMISESGKMFTEHGFFGNNAEEFWDRILNYDIVTNWMQWDGFI